In one Nitrososphaera viennensis EN76 genomic region, the following are encoded:
- a CDS encoding discoidin domain-containing protein: MMMMVTASAIVATSLFFAAPMQADAASCGSLKTANVSASGSQPSSPPGNAVDGKLYTGWANDGAGSWIRLDLGSPKTLCSVDIAWYRGDARTSHFVIRTSLDGEMYLDTYRGNSSGSTGELEHYAFEQHVSARYVKISVYGNTENEWAAIDEIRVQGYLAGNIVYTVQPGDTLYRIGQAYGVPWTDIAARNNIPSPYLIYPAQKLDVNPLLAGKACTDGWRVTGYFTPLEEDYAGTGTVDVLTDEGTRTFYKGFVDQVMVQGSGKTVAGDYLGHWGGAFHVSSQPGTSSGLLAQVGRVATDTDLVPYFTKMAIPLLPEPWNEMVFTAADTGPGVIGKHVDIYTGLGLDAREEAFRITGTDQMVCY; encoded by the coding sequence ATGATGATGATGGTGACAGCATCAGCAATTGTTGCCACGTCATTGTTCTTTGCGGCTCCAATGCAGGCCGACGCGGCGTCATGCGGCAGCCTGAAAACCGCCAACGTCTCGGCATCTGGCAGCCAGCCGTCAAGCCCGCCTGGCAATGCCGTCGACGGCAAGCTGTATACGGGATGGGCCAACGACGGGGCGGGCTCGTGGATCAGGCTGGATCTCGGGTCGCCAAAAACACTCTGCAGCGTCGACATTGCATGGTACAGGGGCGACGCGCGGACCTCGCACTTTGTGATAAGGACGTCCCTTGACGGCGAAATGTACCTTGACACGTACAGGGGCAACAGCAGCGGGTCGACAGGAGAGCTGGAGCACTATGCGTTTGAGCAGCACGTCAGCGCGCGCTATGTCAAGATAAGCGTGTACGGCAACACCGAAAACGAGTGGGCCGCAATAGACGAGATCCGGGTGCAGGGCTACCTTGCAGGCAACATCGTCTACACCGTCCAGCCCGGCGACACGCTGTACAGGATAGGCCAGGCGTACGGGGTGCCCTGGACGGACATTGCGGCAAGAAACAACATCCCTTCGCCGTACCTCATCTACCCCGCGCAAAAGCTGGACGTCAATCCACTTCTTGCGGGCAAGGCGTGCACTGACGGCTGGCGCGTAACCGGCTACTTTACTCCCCTGGAGGAGGACTATGCCGGGACGGGCACAGTCGATGTCTTGACTGACGAGGGCACAAGGACGTTCTACAAGGGATTTGTAGACCAGGTGATGGTACAGGGCTCGGGCAAGACCGTCGCCGGCGACTACCTTGGGCACTGGGGCGGCGCCTTCCACGTCTCAAGCCAGCCCGGGACCTCAAGCGGCCTTTTGGCGCAGGTCGGCCGCGTGGCGACTGACACGGACCTTGTCCCATATTTTACAAAGATGGCAATCCCGTTGCTTCCCGAGCCGTGGAATGAAATGGTGTTCACCGCGGCGGATACCGGCCCGGGAGTAATAGGCAAGCACGTCGACATTTACACCGGCCTTGGGCTTGACGCAAGGGAAGAGGCGTTCCGGATAACGGGCACTGACCAGATGGTCTGCTACTAA
- a CDS encoding RDD family protein translates to MSSETPAPSSGSQPELVLARWSDRFFAWLIDFIIVQVALGAIFAAAAFPFWFGDFSRADRFFWGDGPVRYAITSAVFFAYWTFFESTKGQSIGKMVLKIRTVDLAGRPVDTKGAAIQSFGKAFLLPIDVVLGWIFTNDKRQRLFNRASDTIVIKETTVSTTQQPGASYRKD, encoded by the coding sequence ATGAGCTCCGAGACTCCGGCACCGTCAAGCGGCTCCCAGCCAGAGCTGGTCCTTGCAAGGTGGAGCGACCGCTTTTTCGCGTGGCTGATAGACTTTATCATAGTGCAGGTGGCACTTGGCGCAATATTTGCAGCTGCAGCATTTCCGTTCTGGTTTGGCGATTTTAGCCGCGCAGACAGGTTCTTCTGGGGAGACGGCCCGGTAAGATACGCCATCACGAGCGCCGTGTTCTTTGCATACTGGACGTTCTTTGAATCTACCAAGGGCCAGTCGATAGGCAAGATGGTGCTAAAGATAAGGACCGTCGACCTTGCAGGCAGGCCGGTTGACACGAAGGGCGCCGCGATTCAGAGCTTTGGCAAGGCGTTCCTGCTTCCAATAGACGTCGTCCTTGGCTGGATATTCACAAACGACAAGAGGCAGCGCCTGTTCAACAGGGCAAGCGACACGATCGTGATCAAGGAAACTACTGTCAGCACTACGCAACAGCCGGGCGCAAGCTACAGAAAGGATTAG
- a CDS encoding CBS domain-containing protein yields the protein MSAVSEIMSKGAVAVDLEPGTSALDVASAMVRGRAGAIIAIKSGRPAGIITERDLLKKVAAKNIKPDQVRAEDIMSSPLVTVKAYDSVDTAAGLMARNRIKRLPVLEDDGSLAGMLSATDIAKRLAKILADDQSRYSSLRPALEL from the coding sequence ATGAGCGCAGTAAGCGAGATAATGTCAAAAGGCGCCGTCGCCGTCGACCTTGAACCCGGCACTTCCGCGCTTGATGTCGCCTCTGCGATGGTCAGGGGCAGGGCAGGCGCGATCATCGCCATCAAGAGTGGCAGGCCGGCAGGCATAATCACCGAGCGCGACCTGCTCAAAAAAGTCGCGGCAAAAAACATCAAGCCGGATCAGGTCAGGGCCGAGGACATCATGTCGTCGCCGCTTGTGACGGTCAAGGCCTACGACTCTGTCGACACCGCGGCTGGCCTGATGGCCAGGAACAGGATAAAGAGGCTGCCGGTGCTGGAAGACGACGGGTCGCTTGCAGGCATGCTTTCTGCCACTGACATTGCAAAAAGGCTGGCCAAGATACTGGCCGACGACCAGAGCAGGTACAGCTCGCTCAGGCCGGCGCTCGAGCTGTAG
- a CDS encoding universal stress protein, whose translation MVVSRILVPHDGTEMSDRALEKATEFARAFKARIIIAHIVDSRFVPPSATLGFISDRTSLEGARTELVKILKSSAEQMLKEKMAKVKADGISTDFVLGVGSPADEIQHRAQHRIRPHSDGKQADEKQHHDAWQRRKEGVRDGALPRHDSTLMIMGAINPCARDFFSMQRASLSAASGKRASLIDVIKAVCEYTAQQ comes from the coding sequence ATGGTTGTTTCGAGAATCCTGGTGCCCCACGACGGAACGGAGATGTCCGACAGGGCACTTGAAAAGGCGACCGAGTTTGCCAGGGCGTTCAAGGCAAGGATCATCATCGCGCACATTGTCGACAGCAGGTTCGTGCCACCAAGCGCAACCCTTGGCTTCATAAGCGACAGGACGTCGCTGGAAGGGGCCAGAACAGAGCTTGTCAAAATCCTAAAGTCCAGCGCAGAGCAAATGCTCAAGGAAAAGATGGCAAAGGTAAAAGCGGATGGCATAAGCACCGACTTTGTTCTAGGAGTCGGATCTCCTGCTGACGAGATACAGCATCGCGCGCAGCACAGAATCAGACCTCATAGTGATGGGAAGCAGGCAGATGAAAAGCAACATCATGATGCTTGGCAGCGTCGCAAGGAAGGTGTCAGAGATGGTGCACTGCCCCGTCATGATAGTACGCTGATGATAATGGGGGCAATCAATCCTTGTGCCAGAGACTTCTTCTCTATGCAAAGGGCCTCTTTATCTGCCGCATCCGGCAAGCGCGCATCCCTCATAGATGTTATAAAGGCGGTCTGTGAATATACAGCTCAGCAATGA
- a CDS encoding TenA family transcriptional regulator, translating into MENYDLVERIDSEIEKRSLLKHPFYQMWSEGRLTVDHLQGYSKEYFQLVKAVPAFVQNIASANTDPAKVPSIEENLKEESEHIEPWARFAGAMGVSQSELASYSGAAKTNDAVARMMSLTSLSFEEAVAAMYAFEAELPKISRSKIDGLMKFYNMTGRDALNYFEIHEEADVRHAQVWRDILSAMPAEKREKALAAAVESLKAQNLLLDSVQEKYVGNSMYC; encoded by the coding sequence ATGGAAAATTACGACCTTGTAGAGAGGATCGACTCGGAGATAGAGAAGCGCAGCCTTTTGAAGCACCCGTTCTACCAGATGTGGTCAGAGGGCAGGCTGACAGTCGACCACCTGCAGGGCTACTCCAAGGAATATTTCCAGCTGGTAAAGGCAGTCCCTGCGTTCGTGCAGAACATCGCCTCTGCCAACACCGACCCTGCAAAGGTTCCCAGCATTGAGGAGAACCTGAAGGAAGAGTCGGAGCACATCGAGCCGTGGGCAAGGTTTGCCGGCGCGATGGGCGTTTCACAATCCGAGCTCGCCAGCTATTCTGGCGCGGCAAAGACAAACGACGCGGTGGCAAGGATGATGTCGCTCACTTCGCTGTCATTTGAGGAGGCAGTCGCCGCAATGTACGCGTTTGAGGCAGAGCTTCCAAAAATAAGCAGGAGCAAGATTGATGGCCTGATGAAATTCTACAACATGACCGGCAGGGACGCGCTCAACTATTTCGAGATCCACGAGGAGGCCGACGTGAGGCATGCGCAGGTGTGGCGCGACATCTTGTCTGCAATGCCGGCTGAAAAACGCGAAAAGGCGCTTGCGGCCGCCGTCGAGTCGCTAAAGGCGCAGAACCTGCTGCTGGACTCGGTGCAGGAAAAGTACGTTGGCAACAGCATGTATTGTTAA